From Mercenaria mercenaria strain notata chromosome 17, MADL_Memer_1, whole genome shotgun sequence, the proteins below share one genomic window:
- the LOC123537291 gene encoding uncharacterized protein LOC123537291 — MEVSEKTALSSEVVQSLSEDINKLPLSNTTCMDINDCMQTIVKADFQKLKLVDKSNASKSNSGFNLAVKCLMKFSHSIFTALKVVGKSPGQAGTVCKVATFIVGLFFTEDVSSVVAKSFEDTLDADLRAKCRATCVKISHCINYMQGLPDPGKLRDEEKKMHLLLMATDVPVQTGLDEVLYLGEKIREMVETATGDMSKFDCLMNYVELYCCLATFRELFLLYRFAFQSLFEVNAESVKNVLESQITNDQSVLEFLYKPTIETAKLYYNVQKSDWPLSKSFCERRELVVEDLACLNKGVYKIQSVQSKYTLHTKGSSMLRRKPVCGVFLESSRRKRNVFSIQSDSQYLGGSECTNYVGLSDRKIHWYILKVHGNASSDEPCFLIWLESDIDKCMCDNSFSYTMMGTLYPTSLATSKELGSNFFWTLEPI; from the coding sequence ATGGAAGTCTCTGAAAAAACAGCGCTGTCGTCAGAAGTTGTTCAAAGTTTGAGTGAAGATATAAACAAACTTCCCCTGTCTAATACGACCTGCATGGATATAAACGATTGTATGCAAACTATTGTAAAAGCTGACTTTCAGAAACTCAAACTGGTAGACAAGAGCAATGCTTCCAAATCTAATTCCGGTTTCAACCTTGCAGTCAAGTGCCTGATGAAATTCTCCCATAGTATTTTCACCGCTTTAAAAGTAGTGGGGAAGTCTCCTGGCCAAGCAGGAACTGTGTGTAAAGTTGCCACTTTTATAGTCGGGTTATTTTTTACAGAAGATGTTTCTTCAGTTGTAGCCAAGAGTTTTGAAGATACCTTGGATGCAGATCTAAGGGCTAAATGCCGAGCAACATGTGTAAAGATAAGTCACTGTATCAACTACATGCAAGGATTGCCAGACCCGGGAAAACTTCGGGATGAAGagaaaaaaatgcacttattgtTAATGGCCACAGACGTCCCTGTTCAAACCGGACTAGATGAAGTTTTATACTTGGGTGAAAAAATTAGGGAAATGGTTGAAACAGCAACAGGAGATATGAGCAAATTTGATTGTTTGATGAATTATGTTGAACTGTATTGCTGTCTTGCAACATTTCGAGAGTTATTTCTCCTGTATCGCTTTGCTTTCCAGTCGTTGTTTGAGGTGAATGCAGAGTCTGTCAAAAATGTTCTTGAGTCACAAATTACTAATGATCAGTCTGTTTTGGAATTCCTTTACAAGCCAACCATTGAAACTGCAAAATTATACTATAATGTACAGAAAAGCGACTGGCCATTATCCAAATCTTTTTGTGAGAGACGAGAATTAGTTGTAGAAGATTTAGCTTGTCTAAATAAAGGGGTCTATAAAATCCAGTCTGTTCAATCTAAATATACATTACACACAAAGGGCAGCAGTATGCTAAGACGCAAGCCAGTATGTGGGGTATTTTTGGAATCAAGTCGTAGGAAGAGAAATGTCTTCTCAATTCAGTCTGATTCACAATACCTCGGTGGGTCCGAATGCACAAATTACGTAGGTTTGTCAGACAGAAAGATTCACTGGTATATTTTAAAGGTACATGGGAATGCCTCTTCTGACGAACCGTGTTTCCTGATATGGTTAGAGTCAGATATTGACAAGTGCATGTGTGATAATTCGTTTTCTTATACAATGATGGGAACACTTTACCCAACATCTCTGGCTACTTCAAAAGAGCTAGGTTCAAATTTTTTCTGGACCCTTGAACCAATCTAA